The nucleotide sequence AGAGGCAGGAAACAATTCGATACTATCGACCTTTCCTCCAATGTATCGTTCAAATTTATTTCGGTAGGGTTCATAATTTACGCCTCCGTAAATGAACAAAGAAAAGTTGGGGAAAATCTCTTGGATGGTTTTGCCACCACTAACTTGTTTCAGCTTTTCAAAATACATTTGAACCCAACTAGGAATTCCACTAATTAAGGACATATCTTCCTGAATAGTTTCTTTTACAATCTGGTCTACCTTGGTTTCCCAATCTTCAATGCAATTGGTCTCATAACTGGGCATTTGATTACTTCTCAGAATAGCAGGAACATGGTGATTAACAATTCCGGATAATCTGCCCATATGAATTCCGGCTTTTTTTTCCAAAACCGGACTTCCACTCAGAAATATCAGTTTATGATCGAGAAATTGGCTTTTTCCTGTTTCTGCGATATAGTCCATCAAGGCATCCCGGGTAGAATTGATGTGGTTGGGGATGCTTTCTTTGGTAATTGGAATGTATTTAGAACCACTGGTTGTTCCGGAAGTTTTTGCCAAATACAATGGTTTCCCGGGCCAAAGGATGTTTTGCCTACCTTGTAATATTAATTCGATGTATTCCGTAATTCCTTCATATTCTCTTACCGGTACATTCCTTTTAAAGTCCTCGTAGGTTCGAATACGTTCAAATTGATGTCTGCGTCCAAATTCAGTGGCCTTAGCACTTTCAATCAGGTAATTGAAAATCTGTTCCTGGGCTGCCTCGGCATGCATCATCCAGGATTGGGTCTTATTATGCAAGTAATAAGCCAAGGGTTTGCTAAGAACCGAGCGTATTCCCATTCTATTTACGTAAATGTTGGGTTTGCTCAAATACTGATTTTAGTATGGCTTTATCAGTTTCTGTGAGGTCAATTTTACGACGAGCCATCATGGTTTCGGCAGTTTCGTAAGCCTTGTTTAAACTATGTTCCACCATTCCTTGAGCACCTCCCCATGAAAAGTCGGGTATGAAATTCCTGGGAAATCCTGCCCCAAAAACATTAGCTGCCACACCAACCACGGTGCCGGTGTTAAACATGGTATTAATTCCACATTTAGCATGGTCACCCATTATTAATCCGCAAAATTGTAATCCGGTATCGGCAAATTTACCATCCACATAGTTCCATAATTTTACCGGTGCATAGTTGTTTTTTAAATTGGAATTGTTGCTGTCTGCTCCAATATTCACCCACTCTCCAATGACACTATTCCCCAAAAATCCATCATGGCCTTTGTTGGAGTATGCATAAAATACACTGTTGCTAATTTCGCCACCAACCTTACAATGTGGTCCAACTGTGGTAGGTCCATAAATTTTAGCTGCCATTTTTACCTCTGAATGCTCGCATAATGCAAATGGTCCGCGAATAATGGCTCCTTCAGAAACCCGACTTTCCTTGCCTATGTAAATTTTCCCAAACTTTCCATTCAAAATAGCACATTCAACCTCTGCACCTTCTTCAATAAATACGTTTTCAGGCGCAAGAACGGTCGAATTGTCGGGCACCTTGGCTGATTTTCTTCCCTTGGTTAAAAATTGATAATCTAAATCAAGTTCAGCACCATTTAAGGCAAAAATGTCCCAGAGATGATTAATTTTATTAAAACCTGTTTTGGCTTCCTTCAATTTAAAACTATCAAAGTTGCCGTCAATAATTTCACCAAGCCCTTTTTCATTCAGTAACAGCGCAATAATCTCACCGCTTTTTGTCAATCCCTGATTGGTTTCAAGTGCTGAAATTTCGTCTAGCAAGGATTTGGAAAAGCAAACACTTCCATTAATTAATAGGTTGTTTTTGCCTTTCTGAAGTGGGTATTTTTCTGCTAAATAGTCCTGGGTAATGGTGGAGGATGGCAATTCCAATTGCTTTTCCCATTTTTCGCGAATGGTTAAAATACCTATGCGTAAGTCGCAAACCGGACGAGTGTAAGTGAGGGGCAACAAGTGGTTGCGCCTGGGGCCATCAAAAAATAATAAGTTCATTTCGAATTATTCTGTACAAAGGTGTGATTTTTCACGGATTTAAACCACTGATTTTAGTCTTGGTTGCGTTCTAATCGGGCTTCAAGCATTTTATCCAATTCTGCAACTATTAA is from Bacteroidia bacterium and encodes:
- a CDS encoding GH3 auxin-responsive promoter family protein, giving the protein MGIRSVLSKPLAYYLHNKTQSWMMHAEAAQEQIFNYLIESAKATEFGRRHQFERIRTYEDFKRNVPVREYEGITEYIELILQGRQNILWPGKPLYLAKTSGTTSGSKYIPITKESIPNHINSTRDALMDYIAETGKSQFLDHKLIFLSGSPVLEKKAGIHMGRLSGIVNHHVPAILRSNQMPSYETNCIEDWETKVDQIVKETIQEDMSLISGIPSWVQMYFEKLKQVSGGKTIQEIFPNFSLFIYGGVNYEPYRNKFERYIGGKVDSIELFPASEGFFAYQNQQDDKGLLLMANSGIFFEFIPADEYFNDNPTRLNLSQVKTGVNYALVISSNAGLWAYSIGDMVKFTSVKPYKLIVAGRIKHYTSAFGEHVIAEEVEAALQVAISKCGGEVTEFHVAPMVNPTEGLPYHEWMVEFSSKPSNLDLFTQVLDESLQDKNSYYKDLIQGHVLKPLIITPVSHEAFINFMKSEGKLGGQNKIPRLANDRKIADKLIQP
- a CDS encoding GlmU family protein — its product is MNLLFFDGPRRNHLLPLTYTRPVCDLRIGILTIREKWEKQLELPSSTITQDYLAEKYPLQKGKNNLLINGSVCFSKSLLDEISALETNQGLTKSGEIIALLLNEKGLGEIIDGNFDSFKLKEAKTGFNKINHLWDIFALNGAELDLDYQFLTKGRKSAKVPDNSTVLAPENVFIEEGAEVECAILNGKFGKIYIGKESRVSEGAIIRGPFALCEHSEVKMAAKIYGPTTVGPHCKVGGEISNSVFYAYSNKGHDGFLGNSVIGEWVNIGADSNNSNLKNNYAPVKLWNYVDGKFADTGLQFCGLIMGDHAKCGINTMFNTGTVVGVAANVFGAGFPRNFIPDFSWGGAQGMVEHSLNKAYETAETMMARRKIDLTETDKAILKSVFEQTQHLRK